From one Rhizobium rosettiformans genomic stretch:
- a CDS encoding aspartate carbamoyltransferase catalytic subunit: protein MVFFPHRHLIGIKGLTEQDITFLLDKADEAVKISRQREKKTSTLRGLTQINLFFEASTRTQASFELAGKRLGADVMNMSVGNSSVKKGETLIDTAMTLNAMRPDVLVVRHSSAGAAALLSQKVACSVVNAGDGQHEHPTQALLDALTIRRAKGKLSRIIVAICGDVLHSRVARSNILLLNAMGARVRVVAPATLLPAGIADMGCEVFHDMKEGLKDADVVMMLRLQRERMSGSFVPSVREYFHFYGLDAEKLKAAKEDALVMHPGPMNRGVEIASEVADGPQSVIESQVEMGVAVRMAVMETLLVSQNQGPRSEGMGA, encoded by the coding sequence ATGGTCTTCTTTCCCCATCGCCATCTCATCGGCATCAAGGGCCTTACCGAGCAGGACATCACGTTCCTGTTGGACAAGGCAGACGAAGCCGTCAAAATCAGCCGCCAGCGGGAGAAGAAGACTTCCACGCTGAGGGGCCTCACCCAGATCAACCTCTTCTTCGAAGCCTCCACGCGGACGCAAGCCTCGTTCGAGCTGGCGGGCAAGCGCCTCGGCGCCGACGTGATGAACATGTCGGTCGGAAATTCATCCGTCAAAAAGGGTGAGACGCTGATCGACACGGCCATGACGCTGAACGCCATGCGGCCTGATGTGCTCGTGGTGCGCCATTCTTCGGCGGGCGCTGCCGCGCTTCTGTCGCAAAAGGTCGCCTGCTCGGTGGTCAATGCCGGTGACGGGCAGCACGAGCATCCGACCCAGGCGCTGCTCGATGCGCTCACCATCCGCCGTGCCAAGGGCAAGCTGTCGCGCATCATCGTCGCGATCTGCGGTGACGTCCTGCATTCGCGCGTCGCGCGCTCCAACATCCTGCTGCTCAATGCCATGGGCGCCCGCGTCCGGGTCGTGGCACCGGCGACGCTTCTGCCGGCCGGGATCGCCGACATGGGCTGCGAGGTCTTCCATGACATGAAGGAAGGCCTGAAGGATGCCGACGTCGTGATGATGCTGCGGCTGCAGCGCGAGCGCATGTCCGGCTCCTTTGTGCCGTCGGTGCGTGAGTATTTCCACTTCTATGGTTTGGATGCCGAAAAGCTGAAGGCCGCCAAGGAGGATGCGCTCGTGATGCATCCGGGCCCGATGAACCGGGGCGTCGAGATCGCGTCTGAAGTCGCAGACGGTCCGCAGAGCGTGATCGAAAGCCAGGTCGAGATGGGGGTCGCGGTTCGCATGGCCGTCATGGAAACTCTGCTCGTCTCGCAGAACCAGGGACCGCGTTCGGAGGGAATGGGCGCATGA
- a CDS encoding acyl-CoA dehydrogenase family protein: MNRTEEKLAALNQPKPWSGINAYRADPLLVDLTSSLSRPLREEYDVIGKYVTSPEAQELARMANASPPQLRTHGVRGERLDVVEFHPAWHALMRRSMASGLHSSVWENAPEARGHEHKARAVRFFLTAQLESGHLCPLTMTSASVTALVASPAVQKEWTPRILSRKYDSSNKPPMQKSAVTIGMGMTEKQGGTDVRANTTMGERVGEGIYRLSGHKWFMSAPMSDAFVMLAQTKDGMGCFLVPRLLEDGSTNGLEFQRLKDKLGNRSNASSEVEFSETFGFLLGTPGDGVRTILDMVTLTRLDCALSSAGMMRASMAEAVHHVRGRMVFGKNLIDQPMMTRVLADMALDVAAATALAFRLADSFDKARESPIDAAYARVMTPVAKYWVCKIAPSLIYEAMECIGGSGYVEERPIARHYREAPVNAIWEGSGNVMALDVLRVLSRGKDLFETLFAGLERDLGPSGKKTVEVLRAATALAERDEAAGRLLIEQLALAAGAAELYRLGAGKIADAFLESRLAGGWRHTYGVLDARFDSRYVLDLLYPPAA; the protein is encoded by the coding sequence ATGAACCGTACGGAAGAAAAACTCGCAGCGCTCAACCAGCCCAAGCCCTGGTCCGGCATCAATGCCTACCGCGCCGATCCGCTGCTTGTTGATCTGACATCCTCACTGTCGCGTCCGCTGCGGGAGGAATACGACGTCATCGGCAAATACGTGACTTCGCCGGAAGCACAGGAACTGGCGCGCATGGCCAATGCCAGCCCGCCGCAGCTCAGGACCCATGGCGTGCGCGGCGAGCGCCTCGACGTCGTCGAATTCCACCCCGCCTGGCATGCCCTGATGCGCCGCTCGATGGCCTCGGGCTTGCATTCCTCGGTGTGGGAAAATGCGCCGGAGGCCCGTGGTCACGAACACAAGGCGCGCGCCGTTCGCTTCTTCCTGACGGCCCAGCTCGAATCGGGGCATCTCTGCCCGCTCACCATGACCAGCGCTTCGGTCACAGCCCTCGTCGCCTCTCCGGCCGTCCAGAAGGAATGGACGCCGCGGATCCTATCGCGCAAATACGACAGCAGCAACAAGCCGCCGATGCAGAAGAGCGCCGTCACCATCGGCATGGGCATGACCGAAAAGCAGGGCGGCACGGATGTCCGCGCCAACACCACCATGGGCGAGCGAGTGGGTGAGGGGATCTACCGCCTGTCCGGCCACAAATGGTTCATGTCCGCCCCGATGAGCGACGCCTTCGTGATGCTCGCCCAGACCAAGGACGGTATGGGGTGCTTCCTCGTGCCGCGCCTGCTCGAAGACGGCTCCACCAATGGTTTGGAGTTCCAGCGCCTGAAGGACAAGCTCGGTAACCGGTCGAACGCCTCTTCCGAAGTCGAGTTCTCCGAAACCTTCGGCTTCCTGCTCGGCACGCCGGGGGACGGCGTGCGCACCATCCTCGACATGGTAACGCTGACCCGCCTCGACTGCGCGCTCTCCTCCGCCGGCATGATGCGCGCCTCCATGGCCGAGGCTGTCCATCACGTGCGCGGCCGCATGGTTTTCGGCAAGAACCTCATTGATCAGCCGATGATGACTCGCGTGCTCGCCGACATGGCGCTCGATGTCGCAGCAGCGACGGCACTCGCCTTCCGTCTCGCCGACAGCTTCGACAAGGCGCGCGAAAGCCCTATTGACGCGGCCTATGCCCGTGTCATGACCCCGGTTGCCAAATACTGGGTCTGCAAGATCGCCCCGTCCCTCATCTATGAGGCCATGGAATGCATCGGCGGCAGCGGTTACGTCGAGGAGCGCCCGATCGCTCGGCACTACCGTGAAGCTCCGGTCAATGCGATCTGGGAAGGCTCCGGCAATGTCATGGCGCTGGATGTGCTGCGTGTCTTGAGCCGCGGCAAGGATCTCTTCGAGACGCTGTTTGCCGGGCTTGAGCGCGACCTCGGCCCCTCCGGCAAGAAGACCGTCGAAGTCTTGCGTGCTGCAACGGCGCTTGCGGAACGCGACGAAGCCGCCGGCCGTCTGCTCATCGAGCAGCTGGCGCTCGCGGCCGGTGCCGCCGAGCTCTACCGGCTGGGTGCCGGCAAGATCGCCGATGCCTTCCTCGAATCACGTCTCGCCGGTGGCTGGCGCCATACCTATGGCGTGCTCGATGCGCGTTTCGATTCGCGTTACGTGCTCGATCTTCTCTATCCGCCGGCTGCCTGA
- a CDS encoding AEC family transporter — protein MLIIFESILPIFLLVILGVVLKRTTLINESFWSGLEQFGYFVLFPALLFQTLSTTDFSALDSGSVGLVSLLAVGVMTALVLAIWPLLKSRGMSEPSYTSVFQTSTRWNGFMALAIAEKLTGQTGLSVIAIIMASIIIPLNLINVGVMVWFSGKSRGLKTFVVRIITNPIIIGALLGVLVNFAGISIYAPVMTAVDLIASASLGLGLVTVGAGLRVADALKPRPSVLMTVVLKLLVFPAVAVLLALAFGLSGEILVMIALGAAVPTAMNGYVLAKQMGGDADLYAAAATVQTVAAFFTIPVVLYLAGQAAGG, from the coding sequence ATGCTCATCATATTCGAAAGCATTCTGCCGATCTTCCTGCTCGTGATTCTCGGCGTCGTGTTGAAGCGCACCACGCTCATCAACGAGAGCTTCTGGAGCGGGCTGGAGCAGTTCGGCTATTTCGTTTTGTTTCCGGCGCTGCTCTTCCAGACACTGTCGACCACGGACTTCTCGGCACTCGACAGCGGTAGCGTCGGACTGGTTTCCCTGCTCGCGGTCGGTGTCATGACTGCACTCGTTCTTGCGATCTGGCCGCTTCTCAAGTCGCGCGGCATGAGCGAACCTTCCTACACCTCGGTATTCCAGACATCGACGCGCTGGAACGGCTTCATGGCGCTCGCCATTGCGGAGAAGTTGACGGGACAGACGGGCCTGTCCGTCATCGCCATCATCATGGCGTCGATCATCATACCGCTCAACCTCATCAATGTCGGGGTGATGGTCTGGTTCTCCGGCAAGAGTCGGGGTCTGAAGACCTTCGTCGTCAGGATCATCACCAATCCGATCATCATCGGTGCCTTGCTGGGTGTGCTCGTGAATTTTGCAGGGATTTCGATCTACGCACCTGTCATGACCGCGGTCGACCTGATTGCCAGCGCTTCGCTCGGGCTGGGTCTAGTGACCGTCGGCGCAGGTCTGCGTGTCGCGGATGCCCTCAAACCGAGGCCGAGCGTGTTGATGACGGTAGTGCTGAAGCTCCTGGTGTTCCCGGCCGTCGCAGTGCTGCTCGCGCTTGCCTTCGGTCTCTCAGGCGAAATCCTCGTGATGATCGCGCTGGGTGCCGCGGTTCCGACCGCCATGAATGGCTATGTGCTCGCCAAGCAGATGGGTGGCGATGCCGATCTCTATGCGGCAGCGGCCACCGTGCAGACCGTCGCTGCCTTCTTCACCATCCCCGTCGTGCTCTATCTCGCCGGTCAGGCAGCCGGCGGATAG
- a CDS encoding DUF6105 family protein translates to MKTLLLLWALPITILGAWYGLSYYDMSFGIFMLTRDAHDLVFQIYGNVLGIAPETIPPLVARAIVVDSLILFAIIGFRRRKQIKAWWAARQAKSAELSEVRASPESLSSAP, encoded by the coding sequence ATGAAGACACTTCTGCTCTTGTGGGCTTTGCCCATCACGATCCTGGGCGCCTGGTACGGTCTGTCCTACTACGACATGAGCTTCGGCATTTTCATGCTGACGCGGGACGCCCATGATCTGGTCTTCCAGATCTATGGCAACGTCCTCGGCATTGCGCCCGAGACGATCCCGCCTCTGGTCGCGCGGGCGATCGTCGTCGATAGCCTGATCCTGTTTGCGATCATCGGCTTTCGCCGCCGCAAGCAGATCAAGGCCTGGTGGGCCGCCCGTCAGGCGAAGTCGGCGGAACTGTCCGAGGTGCGGGCAAGCCCGGAGAGCCTGTCAAGCGCTCCCTGA
- the ruvX gene encoding Holliday junction resolvase RuvX, with protein sequence MATLTIEELAERLKPGEAIAGLDLGTKTIGLSASDLGRRFATPRPVIKRVKFTQDAEVLLAFAAKEKIAAFVIGLPVNMDGSSGPRVQATRAFVRSMSEKTDIPFVYWDERLSTVAAERALLEMDVSRAKRSERIDSAAASFILQGALDRLSGLARTSDSSADFA encoded by the coding sequence ATGGCCACCCTGACGATCGAGGAACTGGCTGAACGGTTGAAACCCGGTGAAGCCATTGCCGGGCTCGACCTCGGCACGAAGACGATCGGACTTTCGGCGTCCGATCTCGGCCGGCGCTTTGCCACCCCTCGCCCTGTTATCAAGCGGGTGAAATTCACGCAGGATGCCGAAGTTCTGCTCGCCTTTGCGGCGAAAGAGAAGATTGCCGCCTTCGTCATCGGCCTGCCGGTCAACATGGATGGCTCGTCGGGTCCTCGCGTCCAGGCGACACGCGCCTTCGTGCGCTCGATGTCGGAGAAAACCGATATCCCCTTCGTCTACTGGGACGAGCGGCTGTCGACGGTCGCTGCCGAAAGAGCGCTTCTGGAAATGGACGTCTCGAGAGCCAAGCGCAGCGAGCGGATCGATTCCGCCGCTGCGAGCTTCATTCTTCAGGGAGCGCTTGACAGGCTCTCCGGGCTTGCCCGCACCTCGGACAGTTCCGCCGACTTCGCCTGA
- a CDS encoding alkylphosphonate utilization protein encodes MADDDYVYDEATGEWRPASEVAAAAAAKPIARDASGTELADGDSVVLIKDLKVKGAGQTLKQGTVIRSIRLTDDPEEIDCRFDGIKGLVLRTEFVRKR; translated from the coding sequence ATGGCCGATGACGACTACGTGTATGACGAGGCGACCGGCGAATGGCGTCCGGCGTCCGAAGTTGCAGCAGCGGCCGCCGCCAAGCCCATCGCCCGCGACGCCTCCGGCACCGAACTTGCCGACGGCGATTCGGTCGTGCTGATCAAGGATCTCAAGGTGAAGGGTGCCGGCCAGACGCTGAAGCAGGGCACGGTTATCCGCTCGATCAGGTTGACGGATGATCCCGAGGAAATCGACTGCCGCTTTGACGGGATCAAGGGTCTGGTGCTCAGAACCGAATTCGTACGCAAGCGTTGA
- a CDS encoding metal-dependent hydrolase — protein MKITWLGHAAFRLDSAKASILIDPFLTHNPGFAGLDRKDMTKGVTHILLTHGHGDHVGDTVQLAQETGATVLANADLAAWLGSKGVDKLEMGNTGGTIHFEGFTVTFTNALHSSAQITEDGVSHALGNANGLMLHFDDEASVLHMGDTDIFSDMKLIHELHQPDVGIVPIGDRFTMGGAVAALACQRFFDFKTAIPCHYGSFPIIDQTPEKFVAGMDGTRTRVATPQAGTAIEV, from the coding sequence ATGAAAATCACCTGGCTCGGCCACGCCGCCTTCCGTCTCGACTCGGCCAAGGCCTCGATCCTTATCGATCCCTTCCTCACCCATAATCCTGGCTTCGCCGGTCTCGACCGCAAGGACATGACCAAGGGTGTGACGCACATCCTGCTCACCCACGGTCACGGCGACCATGTCGGCGATACGGTGCAGCTAGCGCAGGAAACCGGCGCCACGGTGCTTGCCAATGCCGATCTCGCCGCCTGGCTTGGATCCAAGGGTGTCGACAAGCTGGAAATGGGCAACACCGGCGGCACCATCCATTTCGAGGGCTTTACGGTGACCTTCACCAATGCGCTGCATTCCTCCGCTCAGATCACCGAAGACGGCGTGTCGCACGCGCTTGGCAACGCCAACGGCCTGATGCTGCATTTCGACGACGAAGCTTCGGTGCTCCACATGGGCGACACCGATATCTTTTCCGACATGAAGCTGATCCACGAATTGCACCAGCCCGATGTCGGAATCGTCCCGATCGGCGACCGCTTCACCATGGGCGGTGCAGTGGCAGCACTGGCCTGCCAGCGCTTCTTCGACTTCAAGACGGCGATCCCCTGCCACTACGGGTCCTTCCCGATCATCGACCAGACGCCGGAGAAATTTGTCGCCGGCATGGATGGAACGCGCACCCGTGTGGCGACTCCGCAGGCCGGCACGGCCATCGAGGTCTGA
- the gatC gene encoding Asp-tRNA(Asn)/Glu-tRNA(Gln) amidotransferase subunit GatC: MSVDLATVKRVARLARIAVSEEDAARMTGELNGILGFVEQLNEVDVTGVEPMTSVTPMAMKKREDVVTDGNKADDIVANAPATDRNFFQVPKVVE, from the coding sequence ATGTCTGTTGACCTCGCCACCGTCAAGCGCGTCGCGCGCCTTGCCCGCATCGCTGTCAGCGAAGAGGATGCCGCACGCATGACCGGAGAATTGAATGGCATTCTCGGTTTCGTCGAGCAGTTGAACGAAGTGGACGTGACCGGTGTCGAGCCGATGACCTCGGTGACCCCCATGGCCATGAAGAAGCGTGAAGATGTCGTCACCGACGGCAACAAGGCCGACGACATCGTCGCCAATGCGCCGGCCACCGATCGCAATTTCTTCCAGGTGCCGAAGGTCGTCGAATAA
- the gatA gene encoding Asp-tRNA(Asn)/Glu-tRNA(Gln) amidotransferase subunit GatA — protein MSELISLTIAEARAKLAAKEIKAVELTDAYLAAIEGANTDLNAYVAVTPDVAREMAKASDARIADGKAGVLEGIPLGVKDLYATRDVHTQACSHILDGFKPKYESTVTQNLWDAGAVMLGKLNMDEFAMGSSNESSYYGPAVNPWKAKGSDEKLVPGGSSGGSAAAVAAHLCAGATATDTGGSIRQPAALTGTVGIKPTYGRCSRFGIVAFASSLDQAGPIARDVRDAAILLKSMASVDPKDTTSVDLPVPDYEKAIGGSVKGMKIGIPKEYHIEGMSEEVLALWQQGIAWLKEAGAEIVDISLPHTKYALPAYYIVAPAEASSNLARYDGVRYGLRVDGKDIVDMYEKTRAAGFGKEVQRRIMIGTYVLSAGYYDAYYLKAQKVRTLIKRDFELAFEAGVDAILTPITPSSAFAIGDKELAADPVKMYQQDVFSITLNMAGLPGISVPAGLDAKGLPLGLQVIGKPFEEETLFKTAHVIEQAAGKFMPAKWW, from the coding sequence ATGAGCGAATTGATCAGCCTCACCATCGCCGAAGCCCGCGCGAAACTCGCCGCCAAGGAGATCAAGGCCGTCGAACTGACGGACGCCTATCTCGCCGCGATTGAGGGTGCGAATACCGATCTGAACGCCTATGTCGCCGTGACCCCGGATGTCGCTCGCGAGATGGCGAAGGCATCCGACGCCCGCATCGCAGACGGCAAGGCCGGCGTGCTCGAAGGCATTCCGCTCGGCGTCAAGGATCTTTACGCCACCCGCGACGTGCATACCCAGGCCTGCAGCCACATCCTCGACGGCTTCAAGCCGAAGTATGAATCGACCGTGACCCAGAACCTCTGGGATGCCGGCGCCGTTATGCTCGGCAAGCTCAACATGGACGAATTCGCCATGGGCTCGTCGAACGAGAGCTCCTATTACGGTCCTGCCGTTAACCCGTGGAAGGCCAAGGGGTCGGATGAGAAGCTGGTTCCAGGCGGCTCCTCCGGTGGCTCTGCTGCAGCCGTTGCCGCGCATCTCTGCGCCGGTGCCACGGCAACCGACACCGGCGGCTCGATCCGCCAGCCGGCTGCTCTCACCGGCACCGTCGGCATCAAGCCGACTTACGGCCGCTGCTCGCGTTTCGGCATCGTCGCATTTGCCTCGTCGCTCGATCAGGCCGGTCCCATCGCCCGCGACGTCCGCGATGCTGCGATCCTTCTGAAATCCATGGCCAGCGTTGACCCGAAGGACACGACTTCTGTCGACCTGCCGGTTCCGGACTACGAAAAGGCCATCGGCGGCTCGGTGAAGGGCATGAAGATCGGCATTCCCAAGGAATACCATATCGAAGGCATGTCAGAAGAGGTCCTGGCCCTCTGGCAGCAGGGCATTGCCTGGCTCAAGGAGGCCGGCGCCGAGATCGTCGACATTTCCCTGCCGCACACGAAATACGCGCTGCCGGCCTATTACATCGTGGCACCCGCCGAAGCCTCGTCGAACCTCGCCCGCTATGACGGCGTTCGTTACGGTCTGCGCGTCGACGGCAAGGACATCGTCGACATGTACGAGAAGACCCGGGCCGCAGGCTTCGGCAAGGAAGTCCAGCGCCGCATCATGATCGGGACCTATGTGCTGTCTGCCGGCTATTACGACGCCTACTATCTGAAGGCCCAGAAGGTCCGCACGCTGATCAAGCGCGACTTCGAACTCGCCTTCGAAGCCGGCGTCGACGCAATCCTGACGCCGATCACGCCGTCGTCTGCCTTTGCGATCGGCGACAAGGAACTCGCGGCCGATCCGGTCAAGATGTACCAGCAGGACGTCTTCAGCATCACGCTGAACATGGCCGGTCTGCCGGGCATCTCGGTTCCCGCCGGCCTCGATGCCAAGGGCCTACCACTCGGTCTTCAGGTCATCGGCAAGCCCTTCGAGGAGGAAACCCTCTTCAAAACGGCTCATGTCATCGAACAGGCTGCCGGCAAGTTCATGCCGGCCAAGTGGTGGTAA
- a CDS encoding GNAT family N-acetyltransferase — protein MVKDFVIRDMTAADADSVGRVGFDAWAANPVLNAFGVDMMVRIRLSFRRFAQEHYSLITVGELGDEIAGWIARDGARDYISDLWVSPAHQSLGIGSALVSRLLREMRAEGLKRARIDTHAANEGAIRLYKDLGFTIFWRGMQNSPSMGMAVDKVKMQLVF, from the coding sequence GTGGTAAAGGACTTCGTCATCCGTGACATGACAGCGGCCGATGCGGACAGCGTCGGCCGCGTCGGTTTCGACGCCTGGGCTGCGAACCCCGTGCTGAATGCCTTCGGCGTCGACATGATGGTTCGCATTCGCCTGAGCTTCCGCCGTTTTGCCCAGGAGCATTACAGCCTGATCACCGTCGGCGAGCTCGGCGACGAGATTGCTGGCTGGATCGCCCGTGACGGTGCGCGCGACTACATCTCCGATCTCTGGGTGAGCCCCGCCCATCAGAGTCTCGGCATCGGCTCGGCGCTCGTCTCGAGGCTCCTGCGCGAGATGCGCGCCGAAGGTTTGAAGCGAGCGCGGATTGACACGCATGCCGCCAACGAAGGCGCAATCCGGCTTTACAAGGATCTGGGCTTCACTATCTTCTGGCGCGGCATGCAGAATTCGCCGTCCATGGGAATGGCGGTCGACAAGGTGAAGATGCAGCTGGTGTTTTGA
- a CDS encoding type II toxin-antitoxin system RelE/ParE family toxin — translation MALNVKFSPQANADLIAIHAYISDRDEFAADRILSRLRQATETLGHYPMLGRPGSVADTREFPVHGLPYTIIYRMVSTAQLDIVTVLHQRMLYPPSED, via the coding sequence TTGGCTTTGAACGTTAAGTTCTCACCACAAGCGAATGCAGATCTCATCGCCATTCATGCGTATATCTCCGACCGAGACGAATTTGCTGCCGACAGGATTCTGTCACGTCTCCGACAGGCCACCGAGACACTAGGGCATTATCCGATGCTCGGTCGACCGGGTTCTGTCGCCGACACTCGCGAGTTTCCGGTGCACGGGCTCCCTTACACGATCATTTATCGAATGGTCTCAACCGCACAACTCGACATAGTGACAGTTCTTCATCAGCGCATGCTTTATCCGCCATCGGAAGACTGA
- a CDS encoding YjhX family toxin — MDISRSDQRILHLMAQGGWIELHRDDRRKIEKALCFSRDGWLYPGFDIELFRRLKRLKAISSRDGKPYRITERGLRLVRAELDNR, encoded by the coding sequence ATGGACATTTCACGCTCAGACCAGCGTATCCTTCATCTCATGGCCCAAGGCGGCTGGATCGAACTCCACCGCGACGACCGACGCAAGATCGAGAAGGCCTTGTGCTTCTCCCGCGACGGCTGGCTCTATCCCGGCTTCGACATCGAACTCTTCCGGCGGCTGAAACGCCTGAAGGCGATCAGTTCGAGAGATGGCAAGCCCTATCGGATTACCGAACGAGGCTTGAGGCTCGTCAGGGCTGAGCTGGATAATAGGTGA
- a CDS encoding GNAT family N-acetyltransferase — protein sequence MVTIRKARQDDARLLTEIGMRAWRKAMASVGEAEEMAANARDAFARFAEDGWITITVVEVSGVPAGWAAREDMDENITDFWIEPDLEGQGLGTALLEAVEDELRAQGIPLARLQTHAMNSDALKFFERKGYQVNWLTVSYNPKLDRDVQSVGLSKSLSEAGGSGYGQEF from the coding sequence ATGGTCACGATCCGCAAGGCACGACAGGACGATGCAAGGCTGCTGACGGAGATCGGCATGCGCGCCTGGCGCAAGGCCATGGCGTCCGTCGGCGAGGCGGAGGAAATGGCGGCCAATGCACGGGACGCTTTTGCGCGCTTCGCGGAAGACGGCTGGATCACCATAACTGTCGTCGAAGTCTCCGGCGTGCCCGCCGGTTGGGCGGCGCGCGAGGACATGGATGAAAACATCACCGATTTCTGGATCGAGCCGGATCTGGAAGGCCAGGGGCTCGGCACTGCCTTGCTTGAGGCGGTCGAGGATGAACTCAGGGCACAAGGCATCCCGCTCGCCCGCCTTCAGACCCATGCGATGAACAGCGATGCACTGAAGTTTTTCGAAAGAAAGGGTTACCAGGTGAACTGGCTGACCGTCAGCTATAATCCCAAGCTCGATCGCGACGTGCAGTCCGTTGGCCTTTCCAAATCGCTGTCTGAAGCCGGCGGCAGCGGCTATGGCCAGGAATTCTAA
- a CDS encoding DUF1294 domain-containing protein translates to MTPDSVLTLLAIFALWNGIVFCVYAFDKMAATQGAWRVREDALILLAVFGGGLGAFACQRLMRHKTRKGPFPVLLPLMAGLHLTIVLLITLVPDALLQAVDQAALILNRLI, encoded by the coding sequence ATGACACCCGACTCCGTCCTCACCCTGCTTGCGATCTTCGCCCTTTGGAACGGGATCGTGTTCTGCGTCTATGCGTTCGACAAGATGGCGGCCACGCAAGGAGCTTGGCGCGTGCGGGAAGACGCCCTCATCCTGCTTGCGGTTTTCGGCGGCGGCCTGGGCGCCTTTGCCTGTCAGCGCCTCATGCGGCACAAGACGCGGAAGGGCCCTTTTCCTGTCCTGCTGCCGCTCATGGCGGGGCTGCACCTCACCATCGTCCTGCTGATCACACTTGTTCCAGATGCGCTCCTTCAGGCGGTGGACCAGGCTGCTCTAATTCTTAACCGGCTGATTTAG